From the Deltaproteobacteria bacterium genome, the window GCCCATTGTGGCGTCTTGAGAAAGATTTCAGCGTCGGAGATACTGCGCTTGAGGGAGCAATACGGTTCCATTATCCTGAACATTGCGATTCGGGAACCGGATCCCCATCAAATCAAGAAGAGGGCGGCGGAACTCAAAGGGGCCCGCGAAGCGGCAGAGGCCTACGTCAGGAGTATTGAAGGGGGGCGGTACGGTTTTATTGCCAGGTCAATCGCCAGCGGCGCCTTCGGCTCGCCGGATCCTGTTACCCGTGCCGAACAACTCCTGAAAAATTACCAGGCGGTCTTGACCTTTGTTCGTCGTCGCGGCGCCCAGTTTGTAGGATTCGAGGAAACCATGGCCCAGTCGTCTTTTATTGCTGAAGACGAAGAGGCAGCGGTGGCCAAGGCGGGGCGTTCACTCAACCGTTATCAGTATGCCGAGCGGTTTGTAGAAAGGTACCGTGGCGGTTCATATGCCCACCTCAAGGGGACACTGGCCGGTCTTTGCATCATGGTTGCTGGCGAGAAAAAGGCAACGGCCAGACTGCAATGGAAGGAAGACAAGAGACGGATCCGTCAGGTGATCAAGGCGTATCTGGAGGCGTATGACTCTGCTTTAAGGTTTGCCACGAACTATCGTTCCCGGCGTTATGAACATATCGCCCCGACGGCGGCAAAGGAGGCGATGACTGCGGGATCGGTCAAAAATCCGGCCGGTCTTAAAGAGGCGGCGGTCAGAAGGACTCATGCCTTCTTGAGGGGGTATGATCGGGTCTTGACCTTTGCCAAGAGGTATAAGGGGGGGCGGGATAGGCAAACGGCGCAGTCGGTGGCCGACAAGTCTTTTTCTTTCAGGGATCCGATTGGGGCGGCGCGGAAGATGTTGGATAATTATGATGCCGTTTATCGGTGGGCCTGGGAGAATGGCTGGCAGACTTACGCCGGCACGATTGCGGGAAACTGCCTGACCGAACGGAATGAGGGGGCGGCAATCACCAAGGCAGGACGGATCGCCTCCACTTTTGACAAGGGAGATTGGCCTGGTCCTGATGGCCCTCCCAATCGCCGGCGTCGGGGAGGGAGGGGCCGAAGAGCGGACCATGGTTTTGTTGGCGGGGGCCGGGGTTTGGGTCAGGATCGGAGGAGAGGGGAGGGGCCGCAGGCCTTGGGTGGTTCTTCCGGGGTTGTTTCTTACCCCACATTTGGCGCCGTTTGTCTTGAACCAACCCCTTCGATCAGCACTGCCGAATTGGCTTTTCCTGATGAGCCGATTGCCGGGGTTATCGATCTTCTTCCCCCTGAAGATCGCGTCATTGTGGAGCAGGCTTCTGATCCTCGGGCGGCGGTGACCCGCTTTTTGGAGGAGAGGGGGATTCCGTTCGAGACGATCGGACTTGAGGGGGCAAGAGTTTTACTTCTGGAACAGGTTCGTGGCGAACCGTTTCACCCCGGCCTTGGCTTGGAACGAGGGGCCCGCGAACTCCGCGGCGAAACCACCCGGGGCGCCGAGCTGGGGCGTGTTCTGCAGTTCCCCCTCATTCCTTAGAAAAGGTACCGGGTACCTTTTGGCCGAAAGGTGCCAGGTACCGAATGGTACGAAATTCGTACCCACAGTTTCAAAATCGAACGGTTCAGTCAGCCTATTAGAAATTATGGGGTCCTGTATGTGGCACGTTATTTGCTTTGATATGGGGCATGCCGAGACCTCATCGGGTTATAGGAACTGACATTAGTTATCACGTTATAGCGAGATGCAATAACGAAGAGTTCCTTTTTAAGGAAAAAGAGGATTTTAGAGGGTACCTTCAATCGTTATCTGACGCTATGGAGCAGCATAAATTTGAATTAAACAGTTACGTTCTTATGAGTAATCATGTTCATCTTATTGTGACGACGAGGAACGGTTGTGGTATTGATAAGATCATTCATGCGGCACATCTTCCCTTTGCTAAGAAATATAACAAAAGGAGGAATCGTAAGGGTCATTTTTGGAGAGATCGGTTCAAAAGTATTGTTATCGATGATGATCTTTATGCCTTAACTTGCATGAGATATATAGATAGGAACCCTCTCAGGGCAGGGATTGTAAAAGGAATGGGGGATTGGTTGTGGAGTTCGTATAGGTTTTATGCCTTTGGAGAACCAAATAATCTTATAACACCGCTTCCTTCATATCTCGGATTGGGTTCTCATCAGCGAAAAAGAGAGGTAATCTATAAGATGCTTGGTTGTTTAGAGGCTGGTCTTAGGCTTGATGAAGAAAAAAAGTTCTTTTCTGGCCCGTTAAAACCAGGATCTCGTCAATTTAAAGGTTTGAAGGAAAAAATTGTGACAGATCTTATCTTTGAGGTTCTTAGAAAGGTACCCGGTACCTTTTAGCTAAAAGGTACCGGGTACCGATGGAGTCGAAGCAAGAAGTAGAAAGAAACTGGTAGGTCTTTATAAGGTTTGTAACAAGGATTCTCTCTCACCACCCGAAAGGGAGTTTGTGGTTCGATAGTCTTCTCGATAATGAATCCAGCCTCTAATAAGGCATTGATATAAGCCGATAACGGCCTAGAAAAGTTCTCTAGCCGGATTGATTCTCTACTATTTCTATAAATTTCAGTGATTTTTTTCTCTGAAAAGTACCTCTCAAAATCTTTGACGGTTTTGTTCCCAGCCCTTAAATATTGACCAAGACTGTAAAAGGGGTGAAGGACCCCAACAATCAGGGTAGAATTCTTGTGGAACTGTCTCGCAATATTTTTACAGGCTACAAACAGATTTTCGATTTCATTGAGGACAAAATTGCAGATGGCAACATCAAAAGGAGTCTCGTCCAGAACAAATTTTTTGGTGATATCTCCCTGAATGAGCCTAACGTTTTGGGGTAATCTTGTTTTGGCGATGCTCAACAACTCACTTGATTTGTCAATCCCAACGACTATTCGCGGTTTCTTTCTCAAAAGATGCGGGATGAGAAAACCATTGCCTGTCCCAATATCGAGGACTTTCTTGCCGCGGATACTGGGTAGGAGGCCAAGAATGGTAGGGAGCATTACAAGGCGGCGGTAGGGATCGCCTTTGTATTGGCCGATGATTCTGTCCCACAAAGAGGCATCCATAAACTTGGGTACCTGGTACCATTTGGCCAAAAGGTACCCGGTACCTTTTACAGCCTTTCGATGAGGGTCGCGACGGCCATCCCGAGACCGGTACACAAAGTAACAAGGCCGTATCGTTTGTCGGTCCGTTCGAGTTCATCCAAAACTGTTCCGACCAGCATCGCCCCGGTCGCCCCGATCGGGTGACCCAAGGCAATCGCGCCACCATTTACGTTTAACTTTTTCCAATCGGCCCCTTCGGTTTTCAAATCATGGAGCCAGGCCATCGGGACCGGGGCAAACGCCTCATTGACCTCGTAGAGATCAACCTGTTTTAGGGAAAGCCCCGCTTTTTGCAAAACCTTGCGGGTGCAAGGGATCGGTCCCAAGAGCATCAGGATCGGGTCATCCCCGACCTGGGCGGTAGCGAGAACCCGGCCGCGCGATTTGAGCCCGTTCTTTTTGACCGCTTTTTCAGAAGCGAGGAGAATAGCCCCGGCCCCGTCAACAATCCCTGAAGAGTTACCGGCATGGATCACTCCATCCGGCTTGAAGACCGGTTTGAGGTTGGCGAGGGAGTCCGCTGTGGTCTGCGGCCGCATATGTTCATCCTTTTCAAACAGGAACTCTTTCCCATCTTGGGTCTTGGCCTTGATCGGAATGATTCCCTTGGCAAAATGCCTCTCTTCCCAGGCCTGA encodes:
- a CDS encoding class I SAM-dependent methyltransferase → MAKWYQVPKFMDASLWDRIIGQYKGDPYRRLVMLPTILGLLPSIRGKKVLDIGTGNGFLIPHLLRKKPRIVVGIDKSSELLSIAKTRLPQNVRLIQGDITKKFVLDETPFDVAICNFVLNEIENLFVACKNIARQFHKNSTLIVGVLHPFYSLGQYLRAGNKTVKDFERYFSEKKITEIYRNSRESIRLENFSRPLSAYINALLEAGFIIEKTIEPQTPFRVVRENPCYKPYKDLPVSFYFLLRLHRYPVPFS
- a CDS encoding thiolase family protein, with translation MSEEAYIIDAVRTPRGKRNGSLSLVHPIDLAAAPIRALVERTRIDPKTIDDVIYGCVSQRGEQDNVIGREAVLAAGLPIEVPGYTVNRFCGSGLNAVMAASHAVMAGQEDLVIAGGVEHMTRVPMVIEFKMEGSELDKRFPNMVSQGISAEMIADRYHFSRRALDEYSAESQRRAGQAWEERHFAKGIIPIKAKTQDGKEFLFEKDEHMRPQTTADSLANLKPVFKPDGVIHAGNSSGIVDGAGAILLASEKAVKKNGLKSRGRVLATAQVGDDPILMLLGPIPCTRKVLQKAGLSLKQVDLYEVNEAFAPVPMAWLHDLKTEGADWKKLNVNGGAIALGHPIGATGAMLVGTVLDELERTDKRYGLVTLCTGLGMAVATLIERL
- a CDS encoding transposase, which produces MPRPHRVIGTDISYHVIARCNNEEFLFKEKEDFRGYLQSLSDAMEQHKFELNSYVLMSNHVHLIVTTRNGCGIDKIIHAAHLPFAKKYNKRRNRKGHFWRDRFKSIVIDDDLYALTCMRYIDRNPLRAGIVKGMGDWLWSSYRFYAFGEPNNLITPLPSYLGLGSHQRKREVIYKMLGCLEAGLRLDEEKKFFSGPLKPGSRQFKGLKEKIVTDLIFEVLRKVPGTF